The following DNA comes from Corallococcus exiguus.
CTCCACGTCGTCTTCCACGGCGTCCGGGTCCACCTGGACGGCGGCGGCGGCTTCCTCCGCGGCCTCCTCGGGGTCCACGTCGTCGGCCATGGCGGCGACGCCCTTCTTCTTCTTGATCTTCTCGGGCGCCTCGGCGGGGGCGTCCTTCGCCAGCAGCTCCTTCTCCTCGGGCTCCGCTGCCTTCGTGACCTTCGCCGCAGGGCTGTCCGGGGCCTTCTTCTTGCGGATCACCGGGTCCACCTTCTTCTTGGTGGGCTTCACGGATGCCTTGGGGGGCTTCTGCGTCGGCATTCGGGTACTTCTCCTTAAGAAAATCAGGTGCTTTGGCCTGGGCGAGCCGGCCGATCTACCGCAAAGTCGAGCTTTCTTACAAACGCGAACTCAAACCGGTTGCATTGGTCCCTTTGTTCCCGTTGCCGAGGAAGCGGGGGTCAGCTCATCCAGGACGCGCTTGCGGAGCGCCAGCAGCTCCTTGCGCTCGGAAAGGAGCAAACGCGTCTCCTCTGTCAAATCAAAAGCCCCCTGCGTCTGTTCCGTCGCTCGCTTTATATAAACGAGCCGCTCGTCAATGCGCTTCTTCATGATGTCGCGGCACGCGAGGATGAACTCCGTCTCGAGTTCCATTCCCGCCGGAGAGAGCCGGCGGCCGGCCTCCAGGAGCGTCCGCTTGACGACCTCCGAGGCCTCGAAGAGCGCCTCCTCCAGCCCCTGCCCGGACGTCGTCTGGGCCAACACCATCCGCAGTCCCATGTGGGACAACTCATCACACACGCGGAAGGTGTCCCGGGCCAGCAGCCGGGAATCCCGAAGGATTGCGGCCACATAGAGCGCTTCTGACTCCGGCGGAGGGCGCTCCGCCTGGGGCTTGGGCACCGGGCGGGGCACGGCCTGGACGGGGACGGCGTTGGGGTACGAGGCGGGGGCGGGAGGCTTGGGGGTGGGGGGCGGCTTGTACTGGATGGACGACTCAATCTGCGCCGGCATCCAGCCGAAGTGCCCCGCCAGCGCGCTGATGAGCGCAGAGCGCGTCAGGCCCGGAGGCACCTGGGAGGTGACGGGCTTGAGCCGCTCCAGGGCGGACATCTTCTCCTCGAAGCTCGCCTGCTTACCCAGGGGGAGCAGGGTGGCGAAGAGGTAGGCGGTGAGGGGCTGGGCTCCCTCCAGGAGGCGCTCCACGCCGTCGGTGCCCTCGCGGCGGGCGAAGACGTCCGGGTCATCCCCCTGCGGCAGGAGCGCCACCCGGGTGGGAGCGCCAGCGGCGAGCAGGGGACCGGCCAGTCGCTCCACGGCGGCGAGGCCCGCGGAGTCCCCGTCCAGGAGCAGCACCAGGTCGCGGGCCTCCGCGCGCTTGAGCACCTGGAGGTGCCCGGCGGTGAGGTTGGTGGAGCACAGGGCCACCGCGTGGCGCACGCCCACCTGGTGCAGGCCGATGCAGTCGAAGTACCCCTCCACGAGCACGGCCGTCTTGCGCTTGTGGATGTCGTCGCGCGCCTGGTCCATGCCGAAGAGCGTCTCGCTCTTGTTGTAGAGCCGGGACTCGCGCGAGTTGAGGTACTTGGGTCCGTCCTCCGCCGCGACCAGCCGGCCGCCGAAGGCGATGGGCCGCCCCTCCGGCGCGCGGATGGGCACCATCAGTCGGCTGCGGAAGAAGTCGATGCAGCCATCCCCGCTGTTTCGCTTGCTGATGAGCCCCGCCTTCAGGCCCCACTCCAGCATGCCGTTCTTCTGGAAGCGGTCCGCCAGGAGGCTCCACTGCGCGGGCGCCCACCCCAGGCCGAAGCCCTGGGCCACTTCCTCCGACACGCCACGGCTGGCCAGGTAGGCGCGCGCGGCGCGGCCTTCGTCCTCGTGCCAGAGCTGGCCGCGGAAGTGCTCCGCGGCGAAGTCCGTGGCCTCCTTGACCTGCTGCCGCTCCTTGAGGCCGGGGTCCTGCGCGGCCTCCAGGTCGATGCCCACTTCCTGGGCCAGGTCGCGCACGGCGTCCTGGAACGTCTTGCCCAGGTAGCGCTGGATGAAGGACACCGCGTCGCCGCTCGCCCGGCAGCCGTGGCAGAAATAGAAGCGCTTCTCCGGCACCACGTAGAAGGACGGCGTCTTCTCCTGGTGGAAGGGGCAGCGGCCCTTGAATTCACGGCCGGCCTTCTTGAGCTCCACGTGACGGGACACCAGGGACACGATGTCCACGCGGTCGAGGACCTCCTGGATCTTGTGCTCCGGAATCACGACGCCCCTCCATCCATCCGCATGAGCGCGGCCTTCCGCCCGCCATCCTGACGGCCCCCTCTGACGCACCCGGGGCCGTGCCCCGCCGGGACTTCCACCCAGGCGGGTAGGGCAGGCCGACGCGGCAAGGGCGCGGAAACGGACGAGGGTTGGGACACGGCGCTCACTCCTGAAGGCTGCCCGCTCGCCTCCCGGGGTGGGGGACGGGCGGAGGTGCCTTTGAGGATCAGCGCTTAATGGCCAGCGGGCGAGGGATCAAAAAATCCGCTTCGAGCCCGGGGTGGGGAGGGCACCTGGGAGACGTTCCCGGCGCCCCTTCCCCTGGAATCACAGGTGCTTCAGGACAGCTTGGCCAGCTGGGCCTTCACTTCTTCGGAGATGGCCTTGCCCTCGGCCTTGCCCTGGAGCTTGGGGTTCACGTTCTTCATGACCGCGCCCATGTCCTTGGGGCCCTTGGCGCCGACCTCGGCGATGGAGGCCTGGACGGCGGCGGTGAGCTCTTCCGGGGTGAGCTGCTTGGGCAGGTAGCGCTGCAGGACGGAAATCTCCTGCTCTTCCTTGTCCGCCAGCTCCGGGCGGCCACCGGCCTTGAACTGTTCGATGGAGTCGCGGCGCTGCTTGATGAGGCCGGCGATGACCTGCAGGACGCCCGCGTCGTCCAGCTCGCTGGCGCCCGGCTCGACCTCCTTGTACTTCACGGCGCTCTTGAGCATGCGCACCACGCTCAGGGTCAGCTCGTCCTTGGCCCGCATCGCGTCCTTCAGGTCCGCGGTCAGGCGCTCTTTCAGGGTGGTCATGTCGGGGTTCCTCACGGGCGGGGAAAAGGGTCGCCGCGCCAGCGGATGGGACGGCGGGAGCCAGGGCACCTGACTGCTTCAAGGAGCCCCGGCTCCTCACTGCGGGCCTGCTAGTACGACTTGCGGGCCTTCTTCACAGCGCGCTTCTTGGCGGCGAGAGCCTTCTTCTTCCGCTTCACGGAAGGCTTCTCGTAGTGCTCGCGCTTGCGGATCTCGGAAAGGATTCCGGCCTTCTCGGTGGCCTTCTTGAAGCGCTTGAGAGCGCTTTCGATGGACTCACCTTCCTTCACTCGAATACCGGGCATGCAGTCACCTCCTTCCGCCTAGCTGGATGCAATCTGTAAATCTTCAGAAAGTCGGGGGGTATGGCGCAGCGGGCCGGAAAAGGCAAGGAGACCCGCACGGAAAGGATGGGCCGTGTGCGCTAGAGTGTCCGCCGCGTGCCCCGCCTCCTCCTCCTGGTCCTCCTGCTGGCGGCCAGCCCCTCCCGGGCTGGCACGGTCGCTTCCGAGTGCTGGGCCTCCTGCCGCCGTCACGTCGCGGATCCGTCCCTGCGCGCGCGGACCTGTGGCGCCTGCGTCACCGGGGGACGGGTGGACAGCTGGGTGGCGTCCCTGGGGAAGGGCGGGGTGGAGGCGCAGCAGGCGCTGGCCTCGGCGCTCACGGATTCCAGCTGGCGGGTGCGCTGGGCCGCGGTGCGGGCGGAGGCCCGGAGCCGGGGACTCACGGAGCGGCGGGCCCTGGCGGATTGGATCATGGACACCCCGCCGGACGCGGACCTGGGGGCCTGTCTCACCGCCGTCCGGGCCGCCGCTGATTCCGGCCGCTCCACGGCGGACTTCCTGCGGGAGGCGGGCGCACGGGGCCCCTCCGCCGCCGCCCGGGTGTGGGCGAAGCGG
Coding sequences within:
- a CDS encoding GatB/YqeY domain-containing protein, whose product is MTTLKERLTADLKDAMRAKDELTLSVVRMLKSAVKYKEVEPGASELDDAGVLQVIAGLIKQRRDSIEQFKAGGRPELADKEEQEISVLQRYLPKQLTPEELTAAVQASIAEVGAKGPKDMGAVMKNVNPKLQGKAEGKAISEEVKAQLAKLS
- the dnaG gene encoding DNA primase, coding for MIPEHKIQEVLDRVDIVSLVSRHVELKKAGREFKGRCPFHQEKTPSFYVVPEKRFYFCHGCRASGDAVSFIQRYLGKTFQDAVRDLAQEVGIDLEAAQDPGLKERQQVKEATDFAAEHFRGQLWHEDEGRAARAYLASRGVSEEVAQGFGLGWAPAQWSLLADRFQKNGMLEWGLKAGLISKRNSGDGCIDFFRSRLMVPIRAPEGRPIAFGGRLVAAEDGPKYLNSRESRLYNKSETLFGMDQARDDIHKRKTAVLVEGYFDCIGLHQVGVRHAVALCSTNLTAGHLQVLKRAEARDLVLLLDGDSAGLAAVERLAGPLLAAGAPTRVALLPQGDDPDVFARREGTDGVERLLEGAQPLTAYLFATLLPLGKQASFEEKMSALERLKPVTSQVPPGLTRSALISALAGHFGWMPAQIESSIQYKPPPTPKPPAPASYPNAVPVQAVPRPVPKPQAERPPPESEALYVAAILRDSRLLARDTFRVCDELSHMGLRMVLAQTTSGQGLEEALFEASEVVKRTLLEAGRRLSPAGMELETEFILACRDIMKKRIDERLVYIKRATEQTQGAFDLTEETRLLLSERKELLALRKRVLDELTPASSATGTKGPMQPV
- the rpsU gene encoding 30S ribosomal protein S21 — protein: MPGIRVKEGESIESALKRFKKATEKAGILSEIRKREHYEKPSVKRKKKALAAKKRAVKKARKSY